Proteins from a genomic interval of Phenylobacterium sp. LH3H17:
- a CDS encoding pyridoxamine 5'-phosphate oxidase family protein: protein MSIDMNDRVAVERRLWEEIERHQVGMLGVVGRLAHHTQPMTAFVEREAEEIWFFTRSDSDLAQHVGAGHKGMFVFQQRELQACICGQLTVQHDQARIDKYWNAVVAAWYPQGKSDPKLTLLKMTCEDADVWISQGGPVKFAWEIALANATRHEPHVAGRANLHFH from the coding sequence ATGAGCATCGATATGAACGACCGCGTCGCCGTTGAGCGCCGGTTGTGGGAAGAAATCGAACGCCATCAGGTCGGGATGCTGGGCGTGGTCGGCCGATTGGCCCATCACACCCAGCCGATGACCGCCTTCGTCGAGCGCGAGGCCGAGGAGATCTGGTTCTTCACCAGGTCCGACAGCGATCTCGCCCAGCATGTCGGCGCGGGCCACAAGGGGATGTTCGTCTTCCAGCAGCGCGAGCTGCAGGCCTGCATCTGCGGCCAACTCACCGTGCAGCACGACCAGGCCCGGATCGACAAGTACTGGAACGCCGTGGTCGCCGCCTGGTACCCGCAAGGCAAGTCCGATCCGAAGCTCACCCTGCTGAAGATGACCTGCGAGGATGCCGACGTCTGGATCTCGCAGGGCGGGCCGGTGAAGTTCGCCTGGGAGATCGCGCTGGCCAACGCGACCCGCCACGAACCCCACGTGGCCGGACGCGCCAACCTGCACTTCCACTGA